The genomic window TCTTGATTTGTAGCTACTGGCATGAATAAACATGTAGTTGGTCTTTGAATGACTCCAAGATGAGAGGTATGACTTGTGTTTGCATCTATAGGTCTTTGAATGTGAGCTATTAGTAATGAGGTGTTTGGTATAATTATTATTGTTGTGATACTTACAACATTTATTGCACCAGTGATTTTGAATAACTTGCTAAAAAAATGAGCTTGTGATAACTGTTAATAATCTATTGAAAAATTTTTTTAGCTTGTTATAATCTTAGAGTTTAAAAATTAGACTTATAATGAAAAAACTTTTGGTGATCTCTGGATTGAGTTTTGTTTTGTTTGTATCAACATGATGTAACATTTCGGATGAAGCTGATAAGGTTTGAGAAAAAATCTATGAGTGATGAGAAAAATTACTTAATGAGTGAGAGAACTTGTCTGAATCAGAAAGTGAAGCTGAGCAAGCAGATGATGTTGATCAACATATTGCACCTGATGAGCAAGAAATCCAAGTAGAAGATGATTCTGATGATGATCTTTGAGAAATGGAAGATGTTTTAAATCAGTTATTAGAATAGATAAATGAATTATACATTAAAAGATTATATTAACAAAGTTGATAACAATACTATCCAACCTGAATCTATAGTAGAAGATTATCTAAATAAAGCTCAAAAAGAAAATGACAAGTATTTTTCATATGTTAGATTTCACGAAGATTATATAAAAGAAAATATTCAATCCTTGCAACAGCTTCCTTTGAGATGAGCTCCAATATGAGTAAAAGACAACTTTATTACAAAATGATATGTATCAAGTTGTGGTTCAAAAATGCTTGAAAATTATATTTGAGTTTATGAGTCTACAGTAACACAAAATCTTAAACAAGCCTGAGCTTGTATGATTGGGAAAACAAATATGGATGAGTTTGCTATGTGAAGTAGTACCGAAAACTCATATTTTTGAGTAACAAAAAACCCGTACTGAGAAAATATGATTCCTGGGGGGTCTTCTGGATGATCTGCAGTTGCTGTTGCTTCTGATGGCTGTATAGCTGCTCTTGGTACAGATACTTGATGAAGTATAAGACAACCTGCTAGTATGTGTGGGGTAGTAGGTTTGAAACCAACATATTGAAGAGTTTCTAGATTTGGTATTCAGGCTATGGCTTCATCATTGGATCAGGCTTGAACATTTACTAAAACTGTAGAAGATGCTTCTATACTTTTGAAGGCTATGTCTTGAAAAGATGAAAATGATGCTACAAGTGTACACAAAGAAGATTATGATTCTTGGGATGATGCAGTCAAAACAAAAGATTTGAAATGATATAAAATTGCTGTGTTCAATGAGTTTTTTGGAGAATGAATTGATGAAGATGTGAAAAAAGTAGTTAAAGAAAATATTTCTAAAATTGAATCTTTGTGAGCACAGGTAGAGTATATTGATTTTCCTATGCTTGAATATGCTTTGTCTGTGTATTATGTGGTGATGCCAGCTGAACTAAGTACTAACTTGTCTAGATTTGATGGTATAAGATTTTGACATCAAAAAGACAGTTTTGATTTTGATAGTATATATGATTACTATTCTAATATAAGAAAAGAAGGTTTTGGTGATGAGACAAAAAGAAGAATAATAGTAGGAACATATGTTTTGAGTGCAGGTTATTATGATGCTTATTATCTTAGAGCTCAGAAGATAAGAAAACTTATAAAGAAAGATTTTGATAAAATATTTGCTGAATATGATGCAATAGTAGGTCCTGTAGCTCCTACAGCTGCCTGGAAAATATGAGAAAAAACAAATGATCCATTGAAAATGTATCTTTCTGATATATATACTATACCAGCAAATCTGGCTTGATTGCCTGCAATCTCAGTTCCATGAGGTTTTGTAAATAAAGACTGATCAGATTTGCCAGTGTGAATTCATATAATGGCAAATCAGTGGAGAGAAGATAATATTTTTGCTGTATCTTCAGCTTTGGAAAAAAACAACTAAAATAATTTTAAATTTTGTTTTGATTTTTTATAAAAATATATATAATGTTGGATAATAAGATTTATTAATTATCTTAATTTATGGAAGTTAAAGTTTATGATTGAGAAAGGTTTGAAAGAACTCAATGGTGGTATATTACATTTGTTGCGTCTTTTGTCTTATTGATAATAGCTTCATTTGTAACAGGAAATATATCAGGTATAATTGTGCTTTTTTTGATGTTGTGATGATATTTGTTGTATTCAATAATTTCTTTGAAAAAAGTGACAATAAAAATTAGAGATGAGTGATTAAAAATATGATCAAAGTTTTTTCCTTGGGAAAATTTTTATGGTTTTGCTTTGGAGCTTGATGAACAAACAGAATCTATAAAAAATATAGTGTTTGTTACAAAAAATGCTAATATGATTCATACTTTGGCCGATGAGCCTGATACAATAAAACAATTTGTATTGAACCTAAATGATAAGCTTCAGATGTTATCTGATTTTGAGCAATGATTTGCAGAAAGATTATGAAGAAAGCTGAAAATTTAAAATTAATTCTAATAATATGGCTGCTGAGTCTTCAAACGCATTTAAAGAATTTTTAGAGGAAAATAAACAATGACTTAATAGTCTGGAGACTTCTATAGTAGAATCAAACTGCAATAAAATGTTGGATTTTTTGTATAATGAAGATGTTAATGTTTTTTTCAAATTGCTTGAAAAGTCAAAAAAATATAAAAATTGATTAATAATAAAAAAATTTTTAAGTAAAATAGATAGTGAGTCTGAATATACTGACACACAAAAAGAAGCATTATCAGTAGCAAAATCTTATATAAGCTAATATTTTAATTTTAATGTTGATTCAGTATGGAATGATATAGAACAGTTTGACATAAAGATATATGGAGTATTTTTTTGGTATTATTGAATTGATTATCAGTTTTGATATTAATAAATGCTTGGGCGGTTTTGATATTGTTGTGATGGGATATCCCTTGGTATTATTACCTTGCTATAGTTGTTTTTGGTTTTGGGTTTTATGTGGTAATAAGAATAGTTAATTGAATTAGTTATGAATTTGACAAATCTTGAATTACTATAAACTCAGTTTGAAACAAAAAATATTTTATAGAAAAGCACAATATAGAAAAAGTTGAATATATATGAAAAGAGTCTTGGTTCAAATGATTTTGAGTTAGGTATAATTTTTTTACTTGAGAAGTTTTATTTACTACAGGTTTGAATAATATATATAAGATATATACCACAGATTGAAGGCAAATTCTTATTTCTCCAAAAATTTTTAAAAAAGAGTTTTTCACATATTTCAATTATTAGTTTTGATATTTGGTTTATCCTAAGCAAGTTGTATTTTTTGTATAAAATTGAAATAATTTTGAAATATAATTTCTGCTTGATTTTTGTTGTTCAAATGAGTAGTATTTTTATGTAGTTATTTATGTATAAAAATATTAGAATGAAAAAATTATATATTAATGCATCACCCAATTGAGAAAATTCATATTCTAAAGTTTTGTGAGATTATATAGACTCAAAAATCGTCTGAGAAACTGATTTTGTAGATTTGATAAAATCAGAAGTGCCTTTTCTTACAAGTGAATCTTTGGGTTATCATTTTGGCAAACTGGATTATGATGGTCTTTCTTCTGAATCAAAAATAATTGCAGATACTCAGCAAAATTATATAAATAAGTTGTTGGAAGCTGAAATTCTTATAATTTCTACTCCAATGTGGAATTTTGGTATGCCAGCTATTTTAAAAGCTTACTTTGACTTGATAATAAAACCTCAGTCTACTTTTAAGATTTGAGAAAATGGTTTTGAATGACTTGTACATAATATAAAGACTGCTTATGTTGTATGAGCAAGATGATGAATTTTCAAATGAGAAAAATCTGAAAATATGGACAATTTATCATCTGAAACTAAAAAATTATTGAATTTTATTTGAGTAAACAGTGTAAGACAATTTTGGCTGGAGTGAACAGGTGTTTTGAGTGATAACCAACTACAAGACAATTTATCAAACTTGAAGAAAGAAATAGATGAAGTGGTTTAATTTAAAAAATTTTAGAGGATTTTAATTTTCTATTTGTCTAACAAATTATGTATAAAAATAAAAATGATGACTGATTTAATAATTTAGCATTTCAATATTTTGAAGCTATACAAGAATGAACTATTGTTTCAAAAACTGATATAGACTGAAATATCACATACGCAAACGAAAAATTTTGTGAAATTTCTGGATACACTCGAGAAGAGCTGATTTGAAACTCTCATAATATGGTAAGACATCCTGAAATGTCGGATGAGTTTTTCGCAGATATGTGGGATACAATAAAAAATAAAAAACAACCATTTTGGTGAACAATCAAAAATCAAAAGAAGAATTGATGATATTATTGGGTAAAAGCTATGGTGAAGCCTATACTGGATGAAAATTGAAACATATTGGAGTTTATATCTTTAAGGCAGGATATTACTAAAGAAAAAGATTTTGAAGAAAAGATTAAAAGACAGTATGATTTTATAACATATGCATTCAATAAGTATGTTTCTCAAAATCTTATAGAAAAAATAATTTCAGAAAACAAGTTGCCTACTGATTTTGAAAAAAGAAATCTTACTGTAATGTTTGTAGATATGGAAGATTATACATTTCTTACTGATAAGTTTGGTACAAAGAAAGTGGTGGAATTATCTTCTTTGTTTTTCAAGTATATTGTAAAATATGTTCAAAAATATTGAGGAAGTGTTGATAAGTATATTTGAGATAATGTAATGTGTGTGCGAAACTGATTTGAAGAAAATGAGTTTCATTCACAAAATGCTTGTAAGGCTGCTTTAGAAATTATTGGGAATATTTCTGAATTTAAAAATGAAGTAAAAAAAATTTTGTTGGATGATGTGAATATTCGTATATGAATAAGTAGTTGAGATTGTTTGGTATGAAATATTTGAACAGATGTAAAGTTTGATTATACTGTTATTGGATGACCTGTAAACTTAGCTTCTAGACTTGAGTGAGCAAACAAAAGATTTTGAACCAATATCTTGATAGACTATTTTTGTTATGAAAATATAAAAAATTCTCTTCAAGCAGATTTTATTGGTAATATAAAAATTCGTTGATTTCACAAAAAAGTTGATGTGTATTCTTTGTAGTTGTTTTCAAAAATTCTTAAACTTGCTTTTAGATCTGTTTTATTTTTTTGTTGAATTGGTTTTCTAAAAAAC from Candidatus Absconditicoccus praedator includes these protein-coding regions:
- a CDS encoding FMN-dependent NADH-azoreductase, encoding MKKLYINASPNGENSYSKVLGDYIDSKIVGETDFVDLIKSEVPFLTSESLGYHFGKLDYDGLSSESKIIADTQQNYINKLLEAEILIISTPMWNFGMPAILKAYFDLIIKPQSTFKIGENGFEGLVHNIKTAYVVGARGGIFKGEKSENMDNLSSETKKLLNFIGVNSVRQFWLEGTGVLSDNQLQDNLSNLKKEIDEVV
- the gatA gene encoding Asp-tRNA(Asn)/Glu-tRNA(Gln) amidotransferase subunit GatA, encoding MNYTLKDYINKVDNNTIQPESIVEDYLNKAQKENDKYFSYVRFHEDYIKENIQSLQQLPLRGAPIGVKDNFITKGYVSSCGSKMLENYIGVYESTVTQNLKQAGACMIGKTNMDEFAMGSSTENSYFGVTKNPYGENMIPGGSSGGSAVAVASDGCIAALGTDTGGSIRQPASMCGVVGLKPTYGRVSRFGIQAMASSLDQAGTFTKTVEDASILLKAMSGKDENDATSVHKEDYDSWDDAVKTKDLKGYKIAVFNEFFGEGIDEDVKKVVKENISKIESLGAQVEYIDFPMLEYALSVYYVVMPAELSTNLSRFDGIRFGHQKDSFDFDSIYDYYSNIRKEGFGDETKRRIIVGTYVLSAGYYDAYYLRAQKIRKLIKKDFDKIFAEYDAIVGPVAPTAAWKIGEKTNDPLKMYLSDIYTIPANLAGLPAISVPGGFVNKDGSDLPVGIHIMANQWREDNIFAVSSALEKNN
- a CDS encoding PAS domain S-box protein; this translates as MYKNKNDDGFNNLAFQYFEAIQEGTIVSKTDIDGNITYANEKFCEISGYTREELIGNSHNMVRHPEMSDEFFADMWDTIKNKKQPFWGTIKNQKKNGGYYWVKAMVKPILDENGNILEFISLRQDITKEKDFEEKIKRQYDFITYAFNKYVSQNLIEKIISENKLPTDFEKRNLTVMFVDMEDYTFLTDKFGTKKVVELSSLFFKYIVKYVQKYGGSVDKYIGDNVMCVRNGFEENEFHSQNACKAALEIIGNISEFKNEVKKILLDDVNIRIGISSGDCLVGNIGTDVKFDYTVIGGPVNLASRLEGANKRFGTNILIDYFCYENIKNSLQADFIGNIKIRGFHKKVDVYSL